Proteins encoded within one genomic window of Solea senegalensis isolate Sse05_10M linkage group LG11, IFAPA_SoseM_1, whole genome shotgun sequence:
- the ccdc120a gene encoding coiled-coil domain-containing protein 120 isoform X2 — MATGVNYWSSNEASYKVSECVWAGEHSSSSSSEEGGGGGGVTWETPAMEVKGQLISALDPLTCSDRKQRERMAELQERRRGLQSLLSTRLAELRRICLQEAELTGAVPRHFPLEAGEKLPCVRRRGGVSHQGNRKYRAEDEDSQRSKLKKTLFSGALRKHNDSEHNTHTQTHTHHGKRTTVHRGCHTDDTVRSESSSTSDSTGHDNEDSVSQCRPLLVSAGSPVDAYYQSKTKRNLLHNRADHSETLQTHKPLPLLPAHPLPLPPPPLSQDSSSGPSDPGAPGEGGIRINAARRSSSSDGLLDHIPGPKEDGSMTGVFRSSEVLIDGRTKLNNKFSEGQGRGGGAGRGRGGGYSEILLDYVWGKQQQLQRQQSQPNPRQPITSQHQLLYNGYSSQTTGAPPTFHNHHGEQRHVKVTRTKSCGPFLPVQQKQFENNSPPRSAIQPDPHPHLLPPRPPQQSPNQDPQLEEATRSLHKALALEGLRDWYLRNTASSIQQNHTNGKVSTGVMSGFEGQSGGGGARQRRRTTHGVIQQSTFQNETSHHPTLSRHKQKLPHSATFHGHPLHGRSVDNSLYHDSFPPQKEEVPLKEPCGIQPSPGTLV, encoded by the exons atgGCCACAGGAGTGAACTACTGGAGCTCGAATGAAGCCAGTTacaag gtgagtgagtgtgtgtgggccGGAGAAcactcctccagcagcagcagtgaggagggtggaggaggaggcggggtcACATGGGAAACACCTGCcatggaggtcaaaggtcagctcaTCTCAGCACTTG acccTCTCACCTGTTCAGACAGGAAACAAAGGGAGCGAatggcagagctgcaggagaggAGGCGGGGCCTACAGTCACTGCTCAGCACACGATTGGCTGAGCTGAGACGCATCTGTCTGCAGGAGGCG GAGCTGACGGGGGCGGTGCCTCGTCACTTCCCTCTGGAGGCGGGAGAGAAGCTGCCCTGTGTCCGACGGAGGGGCGGGGTCTCACACCAAGGAAACAGGAAGTATCGAGCAGAG gATGAAGACTCTCAGCGTTCAAAGTTGAAGAAAACTTTATTTAGTGGAGCTCTGAGGAAACACAACGActctgaacacaacacacacactcagacacacacacaccacggcAAGAGGACGACTGTACACAGAGGCTGccacacag aTGACACAGTGAGGTCAGAGAGCAGCTCGACATCAGACTCAACAGGGCACGACAacg AGgacagtgtgtctcagtgtcgccccctgctggtctcTGCTGGTTCTCCAGTGGATGCTTATTATCAGAGTAAAACCAAAAGGAACTTACTGCACAACAG ggCTGACCATTCAGAGACGTTACAGAcccacaagcccctccccctgctGCCCGCCCATCCTCTCCCGCTACCCCCtccccctctatctcaggactCCTCCTCTGGCCCCTCTGACCCAGGAGCCCCTGGAGAAGGCGGGATCAGGATTAACGCAGCTCGTCGCAGTAGTAGTTCAGACGGCCTCTTGGACCATATCCCTGGCCCGAAGGAGGACGGATCCATGACTGGAGTGTTCCGTAGCTCCGAGGTTCTGATAGATGGACGGACAAAGTTGAATAACAAATTCTCTGAGGGCCAAGGAAGGGGGGGTGGGGcaggacgaggaagaggaggtggttACAGCGAGATCCTACTGGATTATGTCTGGGGAAAACAGCAGCAATTGCAGCGACAGCAGTCCCAGCCCAATCCTAGGCAGccaatcacatcacagcacCAACTGCTCTATAATGGCTACTCCTCCCAGACCACTGGAGCCCCACCCACCTTTCATAATCACCACGGTGAACAACGGCATGTCAAAGTGACCCGCACCAAATCATGTGGTCCCTTTCTTCCGGTGCAGCAAAAACAATTTGAGAACAACAGTCCTCCACGATCTGCCATCCAACCGGATCCCCATCCCCACCTGCTGCCCCCACGACCGCCGCAGCAGTCCCCCAACCAGGACCCCCAGCTGGAGGAGGCCACCAGGAGCCTGCACAAGGCTCTCGCCTTGGAAG GTCTGAGGGACTGGTACCTTAGGAACACAGCCAGTTCCATCCAGCAGAACCACACAAACGGAAAGGTGAGCACAGGCGTCATGTCTGGGTTTGAAGGTCAGTCAGGTGGAGGTGGAGCTCGGCAGCGCAGGCGGACGACTCACGGGGTCATCCAACAGTCGACCTTTCAGAATGAGACGAGTCATCATCCCACTCTGTCGCGTCACAAACAAAAGCTGCCACATTCTGCCACATTCCACGGACACCCGCTGCACGGCCG gtctgTCGACAACTCCCTCTACCATGACTCCTTCCCTCCTCAGAAAGAGGAAGTTCCTCTCAAAGAGCCGTGTGGCATCCAGCCCTCTCCTGGAACCCTGGTCTGA
- the ccdc120a gene encoding coiled-coil domain-containing protein 120 isoform X1 yields the protein MATGVNYWSSNEASYKVSECVWAGEHSSSSSSEEGGGGGGVTWETPAMEVKGQLISALDPLTCSDRKQRERMAELQERRRGLQSLLSTRLAELRRICLQEAELTGAVPRHFPLEAGEKLPCVRRRGGVSHQGNRKYRAEDEDSQRSKLKKTLFSGALRKHNDSEHNTHTQTHTHHGKRTTVHRGCHTDDTVRSESSSTSDSTGHDNGNTHTHRCDITESASQSPDSLIDTPPTEDSVSQCRPLLVSAGSPVDAYYQSKTKRNLLHNRADHSETLQTHKPLPLLPAHPLPLPPPPLSQDSSSGPSDPGAPGEGGIRINAARRSSSSDGLLDHIPGPKEDGSMTGVFRSSEVLIDGRTKLNNKFSEGQGRGGGAGRGRGGGYSEILLDYVWGKQQQLQRQQSQPNPRQPITSQHQLLYNGYSSQTTGAPPTFHNHHGEQRHVKVTRTKSCGPFLPVQQKQFENNSPPRSAIQPDPHPHLLPPRPPQQSPNQDPQLEEATRSLHKALALEGLRDWYLRNTASSIQQNHTNGKVSTGVMSGFEGQSGGGGARQRRRTTHGVIQQSTFQNETSHHPTLSRHKQKLPHSATFHGHPLHGRSVDNSLYHDSFPPQKEEVPLKEPCGIQPSPGTLV from the exons atgGCCACAGGAGTGAACTACTGGAGCTCGAATGAAGCCAGTTacaag gtgagtgagtgtgtgtgggccGGAGAAcactcctccagcagcagcagtgaggagggtggaggaggaggcggggtcACATGGGAAACACCTGCcatggaggtcaaaggtcagctcaTCTCAGCACTTG acccTCTCACCTGTTCAGACAGGAAACAAAGGGAGCGAatggcagagctgcaggagaggAGGCGGGGCCTACAGTCACTGCTCAGCACACGATTGGCTGAGCTGAGACGCATCTGTCTGCAGGAGGCG GAGCTGACGGGGGCGGTGCCTCGTCACTTCCCTCTGGAGGCGGGAGAGAAGCTGCCCTGTGTCCGACGGAGGGGCGGGGTCTCACACCAAGGAAACAGGAAGTATCGAGCAGAG gATGAAGACTCTCAGCGTTCAAAGTTGAAGAAAACTTTATTTAGTGGAGCTCTGAGGAAACACAACGActctgaacacaacacacacactcagacacacacacaccacggcAAGAGGACGACTGTACACAGAGGCTGccacacag aTGACACAGTGAGGTCAGAGAGCAGCTCGACATCAGACTCAACAGGGCACGACAacggtaacacacacacacacagatgtgacatCACTGAGTCTGCCAGCCAATCACCTGACAGTTTGATTGACACCCCCCCTACAGAGgacagtgtgtctcagtgtcgccccctgctggtctcTGCTGGTTCTCCAGTGGATGCTTATTATCAGAGTAAAACCAAAAGGAACTTACTGCACAACAG ggCTGACCATTCAGAGACGTTACAGAcccacaagcccctccccctgctGCCCGCCCATCCTCTCCCGCTACCCCCtccccctctatctcaggactCCTCCTCTGGCCCCTCTGACCCAGGAGCCCCTGGAGAAGGCGGGATCAGGATTAACGCAGCTCGTCGCAGTAGTAGTTCAGACGGCCTCTTGGACCATATCCCTGGCCCGAAGGAGGACGGATCCATGACTGGAGTGTTCCGTAGCTCCGAGGTTCTGATAGATGGACGGACAAAGTTGAATAACAAATTCTCTGAGGGCCAAGGAAGGGGGGGTGGGGcaggacgaggaagaggaggtggttACAGCGAGATCCTACTGGATTATGTCTGGGGAAAACAGCAGCAATTGCAGCGACAGCAGTCCCAGCCCAATCCTAGGCAGccaatcacatcacagcacCAACTGCTCTATAATGGCTACTCCTCCCAGACCACTGGAGCCCCACCCACCTTTCATAATCACCACGGTGAACAACGGCATGTCAAAGTGACCCGCACCAAATCATGTGGTCCCTTTCTTCCGGTGCAGCAAAAACAATTTGAGAACAACAGTCCTCCACGATCTGCCATCCAACCGGATCCCCATCCCCACCTGCTGCCCCCACGACCGCCGCAGCAGTCCCCCAACCAGGACCCCCAGCTGGAGGAGGCCACCAGGAGCCTGCACAAGGCTCTCGCCTTGGAAG GTCTGAGGGACTGGTACCTTAGGAACACAGCCAGTTCCATCCAGCAGAACCACACAAACGGAAAGGTGAGCACAGGCGTCATGTCTGGGTTTGAAGGTCAGTCAGGTGGAGGTGGAGCTCGGCAGCGCAGGCGGACGACTCACGGGGTCATCCAACAGTCGACCTTTCAGAATGAGACGAGTCATCATCCCACTCTGTCGCGTCACAAACAAAAGCTGCCACATTCTGCCACATTCCACGGACACCCGCTGCACGGCCG gtctgTCGACAACTCCCTCTACCATGACTCCTTCCCTCCTCAGAAAGAGGAAGTTCCTCTCAAAGAGCCGTGTGGCATCCAGCCCTCTCCTGGAACCCTGGTCTGA
- the hcfc1b gene encoding host cell factor 1b → MASEPAVVLQPRWKRIVGWTGPVPRPRHGHRAVAIKELMVVFGGGNEGIVDELHVYNTATNQWFIPAVRGDIPPGCAAFGFVCDGTRLLVFGGMVEYGKYSNDLYELQASRWEWKRLKAKAPKNGPPPCPRLGHSFSLIGNCCYLFGGLANDSEDPKNNIPRYLNDLYCLELRPGSSVVGWEIPVTSGQPPPPRESHTAVVTSGRAANRLIIYGGMSGCRLGDLWVLDIDSMTWTKPALSGTAPLPRSLHSATVINNKMYVFGGWVPLVMDDVKVATHEKEWKCTNTLACLNLNSMCWEMVLMDSEEDNVPRARAGHCSVAINSRLYMWSGRDGYRKAWNNQVCCKDLWYLESERPCPPSRVQLVRANTSSLEVSWGPSQTADTYLLQLQKYDIPATPAISTAPQSPTSSDQAVPLSGAALVPSPSTSVAGSPLASAVKAPAVLKVAAAPGAVGGASIITVRQATPKSAAAVTLPAGVRMVVPTQAAQGTPIGNSPQMSGMAALAAAAAATQKIPPSSGAVLSVPAGAAVVKAVAAKVAAPVTMLTNPATRMLKTAAAQVGGASMLASPGTPGRQLITVHKAGAVPVSQHGQVVTTMVGGVTKTITLVNSPLGGGGALIGNLGKVMSVVQNKPAQTASGAVAQLLQAKGGLPAGTILKLVTSADGKQTTLVSAAQSGSTSSKPTIIKTIPMSALQGGAGNSPYTILTTKVMSPGTMGKIITTVPKMTTGGQPGVTQVVLKGAPGSPGTILRTVPMSGVRLVSPGSKPGITTLVVKAASGVSTLATVAGSASTTVTGGTIAASSASLATPITTLATIATLANQVTTVTASAAVPKQVTLITTPSGAEAQPLVQDLPVSFMASPTSEEPGGTTSTATVTVAGTTVCSNPPCETHETGTTNTATVAMATMGGGNRVCSNPPCETHETGTTNTATVATATMGGGDRVCSNPPCETHETGTTNTATVASTSMSRELQVSSAQQSALSPVVTVTSSNVCSNPPCETHETGTTNTATTAGAGGVRQVCSNPPCETHETGTTNTATTAGAGGAVRQVCSNPPCETHETGTTNTATTAGAGGAVRQVCSNPPCETHETGTTNTATTATAQQGGDNLQGDSSDPTSSSDSTPSTTTANQSRAVTTVTQATPTPGPSIPAISSLVGEERAGSEAVAILTEEAEPTQTVSQSEAVMSSAASVLQVQVEGSEATAQMETSDSGLPQELMSSDGDEGDVVSGATTLMVTGLTPDQLTVATVTGDAAQQATIQAVLQATAHRVDQSIPIVLTQQELAALVQQQLQDVHNHPEPEPAQPEPSSVPTEGLAPADSLNDPTADGNVHEMTSSAVTSAVARLASTFSPAPPLTAGPVKIAAAPVKTETTNGIAATTGVKTSGGDSHWYDVGIVKVTNMVVSHFYVPYDDNVADDDSGVPPDYSQMKKVELQPGTAYKFRVAGINICGRGAFSEVSAFKTCLPGFPGAPCAIKISKNLDGAQLTWEPPAVTSGRIVEYSVYLAIQSSQAAASSGSGPAQLAFMRVYCGANPSCLVQASSLAKAHIDHTTKPAIIFRIAARNQKGYGPATQVRWLQETSKDTKTAVKRGGASDTKPGGPKKFKTDQ, encoded by the exons TGCGCGGTGACATCCCGCCCGGCTGTGCTGCGTTTGGCTTTGTGTGTGACGGGACGAGGCTGCTGGTGTTTGGTGGGATGGTGGAATACGGCAAATACAGCAACGACCTGTATGAACTGCAG GCGAGTCGCTGGGAGTGGAAACGTCTGAAGGCCAAAGCTCCGAAGAACGGCCCGCCCCCCTGCCCACGCCTCGGACACAGCTTTTCTCTGATTGGCAACTGCTGTTACCTGTTTGGAGGATTGGCCAATGACAGCGAGGATCCCAAGAACAACATCCCCAG GTATCTGAACGACCTCTACTGCCTGGAGCTGCGTCCAGGCTCCAGCGTGGTCGGCTGGGAGATCCCAGTGACGTCGGGTCAGCCACCGCCGCCACGAGAGAGTCACACGGCCGTGGTGACGAGTGGCCGCGCCGCCAACAGACTGATAATCTATGGAGGGATGAGCGGCTGCAGACTGGGAGACCTGTGGGTGCTGGACATCG ACTCCATGACCTGGACCAAACCAGCCCTCAGTGGAACCGCCCCCCTCCCACGCAGTCTGCACTCTGCCACCGTCATCAACAACAA GATGTATGTGTTTGGAGGTTGGGTTCCTCTGGTGATGGACGACGTTAAAGTGGCCACTCATGAGAAGGAGTGGAAGTGCACCAACACACTGGCCTGTCTCAACCTga ACTCCATGTGTTGGGAGATGGTGCTGATGGACAGTGAGGAGGACAACGTGCCTCGGGCTCGTGCAGGTCACTGCAGCGTCGCCATCAACTCCAGACTCTACATGTGGAGTGGCAGAGACGGATACAGGAAAGCCTGGAACAACCAGGTGTGCTGCAAGGACCTGTGGTACCTGGAGTCAG AGCGTCCCTGTCCTCCGTCTCGTGTTCAGCTGGTTCGTGCGAACACGTCCTCTCTGGAGGTGAGCTGGGGACCGTCTCAGACGGCCGACACttacctgctgcagctgcagaagtACGACATTCCCGCGACACCTGCCATTAGCACCGCCCCCCAGAGCCCCACCTCCTCTGACCAGGCTGTCCCGCTCTCTGGCGCCGCCCTGGTTCCCTCCCCCTCCACGTCTGTGGCTGGAAGCCCGTTGGCTTCAGCGGTGAAAGCACCAG ctgttCTCAAGGTAGCGGCAGCTCCAGGAGCAGTAGGCGGAGCCTCCATCATCACCGTGAGACAGGCCACGCCCAAATCGGCGGCCGCGGTGACACTTCCTGCGGGAGTTCGTATGGTGGTTCCCACTCAGGCAGCACAGGGGACG CCAATAGGAAACAGTCCTCAGATGAGCGGCATGGCGGCGTTAGCGGCGGCGGCCGCAGCCACTCAGAAGATTCCGCCCTCCTCGGGAGCGGTGCTGAGCGTCCCCGCGGGAGCAGCTGTCGTGAAGGCGGTGGCCGCTAAAGTGGCCGCTCCTGTTACCATG ctgacTAACCCGGCCACACGCATGCTAAAGACCGCGGCCGCTCAGGTGGGCGGGGCCTCCATGCTCGCCAGTCCCGGGACGCCAGGTCGACAGCTGATCACGGTGCACAAGGCGGGTGCAGTGCCCGTCTCCCAGCACGGTCAGGTGGTCACCACGATGGTGGGTGGAGTCACAAAGACCATCACCCTTGTGAACAGCCCTCTcggagggggcggggctctG atcgGGAACCTGGGGAAGGTGATGTCAGTGGTCCAGAACAAACCGGCTCAGACTGCAAGTGGCGCCGTCGCTCAGCTCCTCCAG gcgAAGGGCGGTCTCCCCGCAGGAACCATCCTGAAGCTGGTGACGTCAGCAGACGGTAAACAGACAACGCTCGTCAGCGCCGCACAGTCTGGATCCACCAGCAGCAAACCCACCATCATCAAGACCATCCCAATGTCAGCGCTGCAGGGAGGGGccg GGAACAGTCCATATACCATCCTCACTACCAAGGTGATGTCACCAGGAACGATGGGAAAGATCATCACCACTGTCCCAAAGATGACCACAGGAGGTCAGCCAGGGGTCACacag gtggtGTTGAAAGGAgctccaggttctccgggtACCATCCTCAGAACTGTCCCGATGAGCGGTGTGCGACTGGTGTCGCCAGGGAGCAAGCCCGGCATCACCACTCTGGTCGTCAAGGCAGCCTCAG gcgTGTCCACTCTGGCCACAGTGGCAGGAAGTGCTTCCACTACTGTGACGGGCGGCACCATCGCTGCCTCCAGCGCTTCCCTGGCCACACCCATCACCACCCTGGCAACCATTGCTACGCTGGCCAACCAGGTTACCACAGTGACGGCCAGTGCAGCTGTACCTAAGCAG gtgaCACTGATCACAACGCCGAGCGGTGCCGAGGCTCAGCCACTGGTCCAGGATCTGCCCGTCTCCTTCATGGCGTCGCCCACCTCTGAGGAACCAGGAGGTACGACGAGCACTGCGACTGTGACAG TTGCAGGAACGACCGTGTGCTCCAACCCGCCCTGTGAGACGCACGAGACCGGCACCACCAACACCGCCACcgtcgccatggcaaccatgGGTGGCGGCAACAGGGTGTGTTCAAACCCACCCTGCGAGACGCATGAGACGGGGACGACCAACACCGCCACCGTCGCCACAGCAACCATGGGTGGGGGGGACAGGGTGTGTTCAAACCCACCCTGCGAGACGCACGAGACAGGGACAACCAACACCGCCACCGTCGCCTCCACCAGTATGAGCCGGGAACTACAG GTGAGCTCAGCTCAGCAGTCTGCTCTTTCACCCGTCGTCACCGTGACTTCGTCAAACGTCTGCTCCAATCCTCCATGTGAGACTCACGAGACCGGAACCACCAACACCGCGACCACGGCGGGAGCGGGAGGAGTCAGACAG GTGTGTTCAAATCCTCCCTGTGAGACCCACGAGACTGGAACCACCAACACAGCGACCACAGCAGGAGCGGGAGGAGCAgtcagacag GTGTGTTCAAATCCTCCGTGCGAGACCCACGAGACTGGAACCACCAACACAGCGACCACAGCAGGAGCGGGAGGAGCAgtcagacag GTGTGTTCAAATCCTCCGTGCGAGACCCACGAGACTGGAACCACCAACACAGCGACCACAGCTACAG CTCAACAGGGTGGAGACAATCTCCAGGGAGACTCCTCAgaccccacctcctcctctgactccaccccctccaccaccacagccaatcagagcaggGCCGTCACCACAGTTACACAGGCCACACCCACACCTGGACCTTCCATACCG gcgaTCTCCTCATTGGTCGGTGAAGAGAGGGCGGGGTCAGAGGCCGTTGCCATATTGACGGAGGAGGCGGAACCTAcgcagacagtcagtcagtcagaggctgtgatgtcatcagcagcatcagtgttACAGGTTCAGGTGGAAGGCAGCGAGGCCACagcacag atggAGACATCAGACAGTGGTCTTCCTCAGGAGCTGATGTCATCAGACGGGGACGAAGGTGACGTCGTCTCTGGAGCGACGACCCTGATGGTGACGGGACTGACCCCAGATCAGCTGACTGTTGCCACGGTAACAGGAGACGCAGCTCAGCAGGCGACGATACAGGCAGTGCTTCAGGCTACAGCACACAGAG TGGACCAGTCCATCCCCATCGTCCTCACCCAGCAGGAGCTTGCTGCtctggtgcagcagcagctgcaggacgtCCACAACCatccagaaccagaaccagcacAACCAGAGCCGAGCAGTGTCCCCACAG AGGGCCTTGCTCCCGCAGACAGCCTCAACGACCCAACAGCGGATGGAAATGTCCACgagatgacatcatcagccGTCACCAGTGCTGTCGCACGATTGGCCAGCACGTTCAGCCCCGCCCCTCCTCTGACAGCAGGACCAGTTAAGATTGCAGCTGCCCCTGTCAAGACCGAGACGACCAATGGCATTGCAGCAACTACAGGG gtgaagACGTCGGGTGGGGACAGTCATTGGTACGACGTCGGGATCGTAAAGGTCACTAACATGGTCGTCTCTCACTTCTATGTCCCATACGACGACAACGTGGCCGAC GACGATTCAGGTGTGCCACCTGACTACAGTCAGATGAAGAAGGTGGAGCTTCAGCCAGGGACCGCCTACAAGTTCCGTGTTGCAGGGATCAACATCTGCGGCCGCGGCGCCTTCTCCGAGGTGTCGGCGTTTAAAACGTGTCTGCCCGGTTTCCCTGGAGCGCCCTGTGCCATCAAGATCAGCAAG aaccTGGATGGCGCTCAGCTCACCTGGGAGCCTCCGGCCGTCACGTCAGGCCGGATCGTAGAATACTCGGTTTACCTCGCCATCCAGTCCAGTCAGGCTGCCGCCTCTTCAGGCTCTGGCCCCGCCCAGCTGGCGTTCATGAGGGTCTACTGCGGCGCGAACCCGTCCTGCCTGGTCCAGGCCTCCAGCCTCGCCAAAGCACACATCGACCACACCACCAAACCCGCCATCATCTTCCGCATCGCAGCTCGCAACCAGAAGGGCTACGGTCCGGCCACGCAGGTGCGGTGGTTAcaag AGACGAGTAAAGACACGAAAACAGCAGTGAAGAGGGGCGGAGCCTCTGACAC gaaaCCTGGTGGACCAAAGAAGTTCAAAACTGACCAATAA